The Myxococcota bacterium DNA window GTGGCCGAGAGCCCGATGCGCACCGGCCGCTTCGCGCACAGCGCGTCGAGGCGCGCGAGGGTCAGCGCCAGGTGCGAGCCGCGCTTGTCGCGCGCGAGCGCGTGGATCTCGTCCACGATCACGGTGTTCGCGGTCGACAGGATCTTGCGCGCGCGCTCCGAGGTCAGCATCACGTAGAGTGACTCGGGCGTGGTGACCAGGATGTGCGGCGCGCGCCGCAGCATGCCCTGGCGCTCGGACTGCGAAGTGTCTCCCGTGCGCACGGCGGCGCGCAGCGCGGGCAGCTCGAGCCCCATGCGCCTGGCCTCGGCGCGGATCTCGGCCAGCGGCTGTTCGAGGTTGCGCTGGATGTCGTGCGAGAGCGCGCGCAGCGGCGAGACGTAGATCGCCTCGACCCGGTCGGCGAGCTCGCCCGCGAGCGCGCGCCGCACCAGGCGGTCGATCACCAGCAGGAACGCGGTCAGCGTCTTGCCCGAGCCGGTCGGCGCCGCGATCAGCACGTCTTCGCCGCGCGCGATCGCCGGCCAGCCGGCGGCCTGCGCGGGCGTGGGCGCGCGGAAGCGCCGCTCGAACCAGGCGCGCACCGGGGCGGAGAGGTCGAGCTCTCCGATCACGACTCAGCCGCGCAACCCGCTCGCCTCCGGGAGGCCGAGCATCAGGTTGAGGCTCTGGATCGCGCTGCCCGACGCGCCCTTGCCCAGGTTGTCGAGCACCGCCATGAGCAGCACGTGACCGCTCGGGTGCGGCAGCACGCGCAGCTCGATGCGGTTGGTGTCGTTGCAGGCGCGCGGGTCGAATGTGGTCTCGTCGGAGTCGAGCGGCTCGCGCATCGGCAGCACGCGCACGAAGGGCTCCCCTTGGTAGCGGGCTTCGAGCGCCTCGAAGAGGTTCTTGCCGCCGGCGATGCCCGGCGCGAACTCCGAGTGCAGCGGGATCTCGACCCGCATGCCGCAGCGGAACGGGCCGACCGCGGGCACGAACGCGGGGTCGCGCGTGAGTCCGCCCCAGCGCTTCATCTCGGGCACGTGCTTGTGCACGCGGTCCAGCGCGTAGGGCGCCTCGTACACGTGAGTCAGGAGCCCGCGCGCCGGGTCCTCCCACTTGGCGATCATGTCGCGCCCGCCGCCCGAGTAACCCGAGAGACCGTGCACGCACAACGGCACGTCCTTCGACAGCAGGCCCGCGTCGATGAGCGGCCGCACCAGCAGGATCACCGCGGCCGACCAGCAGCCGGTGTTCGACACGGCCCGCGCGCGCGCGATCTCGGCGCGCTGGCCCGGCGCGAGCTCGGGCAGGCCGAAGGTCCAGCCCGGAGCCACGCGGTGCGCGGTGCTGGCGTCGAGCACGCGCACGCCCGCCTCGGCGGCGAAGCCGGCGGCCTCGCGCGCGGCGTCGTCGGGGAGACACAGGACCGCGACGTCGGCCGAGCCGATCGCGGCGCGCCGCGCGGCGCCGTCCTTGCGCCGTGACTCGGGCAGCTCGACCACCGTGAGGTCGCTCCGGCCCGCGAGCCACTCGCGGATGCGCAATCCGGTGGTCCCGACGTGCCCGTCGATGAAGACCCGGGGGGTCATGGAGTGACGAGTATAGCGAGTGTCAGGGAGCAGCCGAGGCGGGCGGCGCGGCGTGCACGTCGAGGGTCCGCGCGCGGATGGTGCGCTCGCCGGCCTGCTCGGCCTCGGCGGCGCGCGACTCCAGCCCGTGATTCCGCTCGCGCAGCTCGGCCAGCGCCCGCTCGAGCTCGTGCGGCGCCGAGTACACGCGGAAGCGCAGCAGCGCCGCGATCCCGCGGTCGCTCTCGACCCGGAGCTCGACGTCGTTCGCGCCGGGCGCCAGGCCGAGCGAGCCGGCGAGCGCGCTGCGGTCGGCCTGGAGCAGGTCGGCGCTCACCGCGCCGGTGGTGGTGTTGCGGGCGGTGGCGCGCGCGATGCGACCCGCGACCAGCGCCGGCAACACCGCGTCGATCGCCTCGGGCCCCGGCACGCGCACGAGCGTGCCGCCGCCGCGCTCCGCGACCTGGCTCCAGGCCAGCGCCCGCCGCTCGGGCTCGAAGATCAGCGGCGTGATCGTCACGTCGCCGTGCTGGCTGCGCGCGAAGCGCAGCAGCGCCAGCGGGTCCGACGGGCCTTCGCCGGCCAGGGAGTGACTCGCCGGGCACTCCGAGGCGTTGCGCGCCGGACCCGACGAGAAACGCCCGGAGACCGGCGCGTCGCCGTCCGTGAGCACCACGATCTCGCGCGCCACCCCGGACGGGGAGTCCGCGAGCCAGTCCCGGGCCGTCCACAGCGCGCAAATCGCGTCGGTGCGGCCCTCGCCCGCCGGGTGCTCCGCGCGGAAGCGCGCCAGCGCGGCGCGCAGTGACTCGGCCGAGGCGCCCGGCTCGGCGACCGGCCAGGTCGCTTCGCCGAAGGCGATCACGCCGAACTCGAGCCAGTCGCCGGAGAGCCCGTCGACCAGATGCTCGAGAGCCCGGCGCTCGGCCTCGAGCACCGACACGCGCTCGTGACTGCCGTCGGCGGCCTCGAACTCCACCGGCGCGTTCGTGCTCGCCGACGCGTCGAGCAGCACCACCACGCGCCGCGGCCCGGCGTCCTTGCGCAGCAGGAGCCGCCCGTCGATCGCGAGCTGGTCCGACTCGACCACGGGCACCAGCACCGCGCTGCCTCGCCGCGCGGTCACCAAGGGCCAGCGCAGCTCGACCCCGACCGACGCGACGAGCGGCCCGTAGCTCCGGTCCGCCGGCCATTCTGCGCGCACTCGCTCGCCGAGCGCAGCGCGCACGGGCTCGGGCCACGAGCGGGCGCCTGGGCCGAGCAAGAGCTCCACCTCATCGGGAGCGCGCGCCTCGACCACCGGCTGGAGGTCGGCGCGGTACGGCCCGGGCGCCGAGCCGGACCACAGGCCCGCGAGCGCGATCCAGGGTAGGACGATCCAGGGGAGGAGGTGCGACACCGTGCGTTGCTCATCGGCTGCCGGTCACCAGTCGGGAAACCCCGGATGCCGAAATCCCGTCTGAGAACTCGGAAATCAGCAAGCTTGCGGGCCGAATTCCCGCACAAGTAGACTGGGGATCACATGGCCAAGAACGAGATCAGCGCCGCCGTCCTGGAGGAGATCCAGTCCGGGCGGCTCGCCCAGCTCTCGCCACAGGAGCTCCTGGCCTGGGGCTGGGAGCGC harbors:
- a CDS encoding DEAD/DEAH box helicase — protein: MIGELDLSAPVRAWFERRFRAPTPAQAAGWPAIARGEDVLIAAPTGSGKTLTAFLLVIDRLVRRALAGELADRVEAIYVSPLRALSHDIQRNLEQPLAEIRAEARRMGLELPALRAAVRTGDTSQSERQGMLRRAPHILVTTPESLYVMLTSERARKILSTANTVIVDEIHALARDKRGSHLALTLARLDALCAKRPVRIGLSATQRPIEGIARFLVGSAARPCTIVDLGHQRDLDLAIETPPSEDLAAVASKEQWDEIVELLAGHTEKHRTTLIFTNTRRLAERLAHRLGERIGAEHVAAHHGSLSRERRLRVEARLKAGELRALVATASLELGIDIGEIEIVCQIGSPRSIATALQRIGRSGHALGLRPKGRLFPTSRDELVE
- the argC gene encoding N-acetyl-gamma-glutamyl-phosphate reductase; this encodes MTPRVFIDGHVGTTGLRIREWLAGRSDLTVVELPESRRKDGAARRAAIGSADVAVLCLPDDAAREAAGFAAEAGVRVLDASTAHRVAPGWTFGLPELAPGQRAEIARARAVSNTGCWSAAVILLVRPLIDAGLLSKDVPLCVHGLSGYSGGGRDMIAKWEDPARGLLTHVYEAPYALDRVHKHVPEMKRWGGLTRDPAFVPAVGPFRCGMRVEIPLHSEFAPGIAGGKNLFEALEARYQGEPFVRVLPMREPLDSDETTFDPRACNDTNRIELRVLPHPSGHVLLMAVLDNLGKGASGSAIQSLNLMLGLPEASGLRG
- a CDS encoding vWA domain-containing protein, yielding MSHLLPWIVLPWIALAGLWSGSAPGPYRADLQPVVEARAPDEVELLLGPGARSWPEPVRAALGERVRAEWPADRSYGPLVASVGVELRWPLVTARRGSAVLVPVVESDQLAIDGRLLLRKDAGPRRVVVLLDASASTNAPVEFEAADGSHERVSVLEAERRALEHLVDGLSGDWLEFGVIAFGEATWPVAEPGASAESLRAALARFRAEHPAGEGRTDAICALWTARDWLADSPSGVAREIVVLTDGDAPVSGRFSSGPARNASECPASHSLAGEGPSDPLALLRFARSQHGDVTITPLIFEPERRALAWSQVAERGGGTLVRVPGPEAIDAVLPALVAGRIARATARNTTTGAVSADLLQADRSALAGSLGLAPGANDVELRVESDRGIAALLRFRVYSAPHELERALAELRERNHGLESRAAEAEQAGERTIRARTLDVHAAPPASAAP